The following coding sequences lie in one Caproicibacterium argilliputei genomic window:
- a CDS encoding AraC family transcriptional regulator → MIENLDGIFETVNFQKSKGILIHHLDYFEDFPAHWHTPLEIIRDTRNWYQITSNEETCELREGDIALIRPGTIHALHAPQQGSRTIFLADISFFSHVSNLETLLALLPPVSVVTAAKDAELHRRMSDLLDRIEEEYANAASFYEGCICGLLIELLGLLGRCRFAAGTQTDTGSAQSCRYAERMLRVCSYLNEHCTEELSLAQAAELAGFSKYHFARLFKEFAHTSFYKYLNKKRISHAEQLLSNPDYSVTEVALHSGFSSLPAFIRMFKQLKGCTPTAFRTLYSLDCMNRVAPKTPPTPQKTSAG, encoded by the coding sequence ATGATTGAAAATCTGGACGGTATTTTTGAAACGGTCAATTTTCAGAAAAGCAAGGGGATTCTCATTCATCATCTGGACTATTTCGAGGATTTTCCAGCACACTGGCACACGCCGCTGGAAATTATCCGTGACACCCGGAACTGGTATCAAATCACATCCAATGAGGAAACCTGCGAACTGCGGGAGGGAGACATCGCGCTTATCCGTCCCGGTACCATCCATGCGCTGCACGCACCGCAGCAGGGCAGCCGTACAATTTTTCTGGCGGACATTTCTTTCTTTAGCCATGTGTCCAATCTGGAAACCCTGCTGGCGCTGCTGCCGCCGGTTTCGGTGGTGACAGCGGCAAAAGATGCGGAGCTGCACCGCCGTATGAGCGACCTGCTGGATCGGATTGAGGAGGAATACGCGAACGCCGCTTCTTTTTACGAGGGCTGTATCTGCGGGCTGCTGATTGAGCTGCTGGGGCTGCTGGGGCGCTGCCGCTTTGCCGCCGGTACACAGACCGACACCGGTTCGGCGCAGTCCTGCCGGTACGCAGAGCGTATGCTGCGCGTGTGCAGTTACCTCAACGAGCACTGCACGGAGGAACTTTCTCTGGCGCAGGCTGCGGAACTGGCTGGGTTCAGCAAGTATCATTTTGCCCGCCTTTTTAAGGAATTTGCACACACTTCGTTTTATAAATACCTGAACAAAAAGCGCATTTCCCACGCCGAGCAACTGCTGAGCAATCCGGATTACTCGGTGACGGAGGTGGCGCTGCACTCCGGCTTTTCCAGCCTGCCCGCCTTTATCCGAATGTTTAAGCAGCTCAAAGGCTGCACGCCTACGGCGTTTCGCACCCTATATTCCCTCGACTGTATGAACCGTGTTGCTCCTAAAACGCCGCCCACACCCCAAAAGACTTCTGCCGGCTGA
- a CDS encoding MFS transporter, producing the protein MNGQKPTEKKLMNRDFLLLWQGSAVSTIGNVLYSIAIGIWVYNSTGSTALMGVMTSFTYLVAFLLGPFAGVLIDRMNRRNILVAADAVRGVLMLGIAWFAFHSTLAVWQVLLTAFLAAVCNVFFAPASSTVAVQLVKPADLVRAQSMMQGVTSFVGLIGNAVSGFLVVLFGVPLMILLNGISFLVSAVTEWFIRVPRQSGEGTSLSLKLILRDFRGGFQYLRSIHGLLPVFAAAFLMNLCGSGFGAVLYPWTQAKGMSVTEYGLFLGVESGASVLATLLLSAVRVPAKHRYRLMAVMIVCSFGCNAATMLLRGFLPCTVSNAIGAFANVTFNMLMNAALILMVDEAYRGKALGILTSISQGGVAASMLLYGALSEVWGVQVVALAGAVLMGLPLILLLKNVALKELLTAEPENAVPAQDVGKRDALPEEL; encoded by the coding sequence ATGAACGGACAGAAACCGACCGAAAAAAAGCTGATGAACCGCGACTTTCTCTTGCTGTGGCAGGGCTCTGCGGTGTCAACCATCGGCAACGTTCTGTACAGTATTGCCATTGGCATTTGGGTGTACAACAGTACCGGCTCCACCGCACTGATGGGCGTCATGACTTCCTTTACTTATCTGGTCGCGTTTCTGCTGGGGCCGTTTGCAGGGGTGCTGATTGACCGAATGAACCGCAGGAACATTCTGGTGGCGGCGGACGCGGTGCGCGGGGTGCTGATGCTGGGAATCGCGTGGTTTGCGTTTCACAGCACGCTTGCGGTGTGGCAGGTTTTGCTGACGGCGTTTTTGGCGGCTGTGTGCAATGTCTTCTTTGCGCCTGCCTCCAGTACGGTAGCGGTACAGTTGGTGAAGCCGGCGGATCTTGTGCGCGCGCAGTCCATGATGCAGGGGGTCACATCCTTTGTCGGGCTGATTGGAAACGCGGTCAGCGGGTTTCTGGTGGTGCTGTTCGGGGTGCCGCTGATGATTCTCTTGAACGGTATCTCTTTTCTGGTTTCTGCGGTGACAGAGTGGTTCATTCGGGTGCCGCGGCAGTCCGGTGAAGGCACATCGCTGAGCTTGAAGCTGATTCTGCGCGACTTTCGCGGCGGATTTCAGTACCTGCGCTCCATCCACGGGCTGCTTCCTGTTTTTGCGGCGGCGTTCCTAATGAACTTGTGCGGCTCCGGTTTTGGCGCGGTGCTGTACCCGTGGACACAGGCAAAGGGAATGAGTGTGACGGAGTACGGCTTATTTCTGGGGGTGGAAAGCGGTGCCTCCGTGTTGGCAACTCTGCTGCTTTCTGCGGTGCGGGTGCCTGCAAAGCACCGCTATCGGCTAATGGCGGTGATGATTGTGTGCTCATTTGGCTGCAATGCGGCAACCATGCTGCTGCGCGGTTTTCTGCCTTGCACAGTTTCCAATGCAATCGGTGCGTTTGCAAACGTCACTTTTAATATGCTGATGAACGCGGCTCTGATTCTGATGGTGGATGAGGCATATCGCGGAAAGGCGTTGGGAATCCTGACCTCGATTTCGCAGGGCGGCGTTGCGGCTTCCATGCTGCTGTACGGTGCGCTTTCGGAAGTCTGGGGTGTGCAGGTCGTCGCGCTGGCAGGGGCTGTGTTGATGGGGCTGCCGCTGATTCTGCTCCTGAAAAATGTTGCGTTAAAGGAACTTCTGACAGCGGAGCCGGAAAATGCAGTGCCAGCGCAGGACGTTGGAAAGCGGGACGCGCTGCCCGAAGAACTATAA
- a CDS encoding DegV family protein, with translation MAEKIAILVDSGSDLPEELTTKYSIMTMNLRIVYGNEVFEDGKDISPQMVYERFPQQIPKTSTPNLLEVKDAVEQIRQKGYRKLIAVCISSGLSGTYNTVKTALGEFTDMETFVFDSRNISIGTGMFALWAARAVQDGMAFADITNGLLQRRQRCKIYFYMDTLEYLRAGGRIGKITGIIGKVLGIRPIISCNEEGVYYTVSMLRGRASGVRRLLEIAKKNEPAGKSWIALMNGDAEEQAQNVRLELAELFPDSKLIVDKQIVASLAVHTGPGLIGICMFPCD, from the coding sequence ATGGCAGAAAAGATTGCAATTCTGGTCGACTCCGGCAGCGACCTGCCGGAGGAACTGACAACGAAATATTCCATCATGACCATGAACCTGCGTATCGTTTATGGAAATGAAGTTTTTGAAGATGGGAAAGACATCTCTCCGCAAATGGTTTACGAACGCTTTCCGCAGCAGATTCCCAAAACATCCACGCCAAATTTGCTGGAAGTCAAGGATGCTGTGGAGCAGATTCGGCAGAAGGGCTACCGTAAGCTCATCGCTGTCTGCATTTCCAGCGGTCTGAGCGGTACCTATAACACGGTAAAAACCGCTTTGGGCGAATTCACCGATATGGAAACCTTCGTGTTTGACAGCCGCAACATTTCCATCGGCACTGGTATGTTTGCACTGTGGGCTGCCCGCGCCGTGCAAGACGGTATGGCATTTGCTGACATCACCAACGGGCTGCTGCAGCGGCGGCAGCGCTGTAAAATCTATTTTTACATGGATACCTTGGAGTATCTGCGCGCGGGCGGCAGAATCGGCAAAATCACCGGAATCATCGGCAAGGTACTGGGCATTCGCCCCATCATCTCCTGCAATGAAGAGGGCGTATACTACACGGTTTCCATGCTGCGCGGCAGAGCCAGCGGCGTGCGGCGGCTTCTGGAGATTGCCAAAAAGAACGAACCTGCGGGAAAAAGCTGGATCGCACTGATGAATGGCGACGCCGAAGAGCAGGCGCAGAATGTACGGCTGGAACTGGCCGAGTTGTTTCCAGACAGCAAGCTGATTGTGGACAAACAGATTGTCGCTTCTCTGGCGGTTCACACCGGACCGGGACTCATCGGTATCTGTATGTTCCCCTGCGACTGA
- the xylB gene encoding xylulokinase, whose amino-acid sequence MQYLIGIDIGTSATKTVLFDEECRVIVSASEEYPLYQPQNGWAEQRPEDWKHAVLATLTEVLKKSGVKGQDVKGIGLSGQMHGLVMLDENNEVIRPAIIWCDGRTGKECDEIYERVGRERLIQITANPALTGFTASKILWVRNHEPENYARCKHILLPKDYIRFVLTGVFATEVSDASGMQLLDVPKRQWSEEILQKLDIDPALLAKVYESPEVTGEVLPTVAAQTGLAAGTPVVGGAADNAAAAVGTGIVTDGSAFTTIGTSGVVYAHTSKVSIDPKGRVHTFCCAVPGCWLVLGCTLAAGLSLSWFRNNFCQEEVATAKGMGVGAYYLMDQEAKNVPIGANRLLYLPYLMGERSPLLDPDCRGAFIGLSGIHTKRDLLRAVMEGVTYSLRDCYEVLQEMGVHIDEMMACGGGGTSPLWRQMLADVYNCQVNTVQSEGPALGVAILAGVGVGMYPSVPEACKRFLSKDKTCEPIPENVPQYEHFYRIYSKLYGNLKDSFHLLAQ is encoded by the coding sequence ATGCAGTATCTGATTGGTATTGACATCGGTACTTCCGCAACAAAAACGGTTCTGTTTGACGAGGAGTGCCGCGTAATTGTAAGCGCAAGCGAGGAATATCCCCTGTACCAGCCGCAGAACGGCTGGGCAGAGCAGCGCCCAGAGGACTGGAAGCACGCGGTGCTGGCAACCCTGACCGAGGTACTCAAAAAGTCCGGTGTAAAAGGGCAGGATGTCAAGGGCATCGGCCTTTCCGGCCAAATGCACGGTCTGGTTATGCTGGACGAAAATAATGAAGTCATCCGCCCCGCCATCATCTGGTGCGATGGGCGCACCGGCAAGGAATGTGACGAAATTTACGAGCGCGTCGGTCGCGAGCGGCTCATTCAGATTACCGCAAATCCGGCGCTCACCGGCTTCACCGCCTCCAAAATTCTGTGGGTGCGCAACCATGAGCCGGAAAACTACGCGCGCTGCAAACATATCCTGCTTCCGAAAGATTACATCCGCTTTGTGCTGACCGGCGTTTTTGCCACCGAGGTCAGCGACGCTTCCGGTATGCAGCTTTTGGATGTGCCGAAGCGGCAGTGGAGCGAAGAGATTCTGCAGAAGCTGGACATTGACCCTGCTTTGCTTGCAAAGGTGTATGAATCCCCCGAAGTCACCGGCGAAGTGCTGCCAACAGTTGCGGCGCAGACCGGACTTGCCGCCGGCACACCGGTGGTCGGCGGTGCGGCAGACAATGCCGCCGCGGCAGTCGGTACAGGCATTGTCACCGACGGCAGCGCTTTCACCACCATTGGCACCAGCGGCGTGGTTTACGCGCACACTTCTAAAGTTTCCATTGACCCGAAGGGGCGCGTCCACACATTCTGCTGCGCGGTGCCGGGCTGCTGGCTGGTACTGGGCTGCACACTCGCCGCAGGGCTTTCGCTGAGCTGGTTCCGCAACAACTTCTGTCAGGAAGAAGTCGCCACCGCGAAGGGCATGGGTGTCGGTGCTTACTATCTGATGGATCAGGAAGCAAAGAATGTGCCCATCGGCGCAAACCGCCTGCTGTACCTGCCTTATCTGATGGGCGAGCGCTCTCCGCTGCTGGATCCGGACTGCCGCGGTGCGTTTATCGGTCTGTCCGGCATCCACACCAAGCGCGACCTGCTGCGCGCAGTGATGGAAGGCGTCACCTACTCCCTGCGTGACTGTTACGAAGTGCTTCAGGAAATGGGCGTGCACATTGACGAGATGATGGCGTGCGGCGGCGGCGGAACCAGCCCTCTGTGGCGGCAGATGCTCGCCGATGTTTACAACTGCCAGGTCAACACGGTACAGTCGGAAGGGCCGGCTCTGGGCGTTGCCATTCTCGCCGGTGTGGGCGTAGGAATGTACCCCAGCGTACCGGAAGCCTGCAAGCGCTTCCTGTCTAAGGACAAGACCTGCGAACCGATTCCGGAAAACGTGCCGCAGTATGAGCATTTTTACCGGATTTACAGCAAGCTGTACGGCAATTTGAAAGACAGCTTTCATCTGCTTGCACAGTAA
- a CDS encoding LacI family DNA-binding transcriptional regulator — MAVTIKQISELSGVSRGTVDRVLNGRGHVSPEKDALVRQVAKQLGYQPNMAGKALAARKKSYTIGVLLCSEGNPFFEEVIRGVRAAEKELADFGVQVRLHTRKGYNDVRLAEEMRTLAKDLHALVLTPVNSPLIADEINALTDAGTPVVTVNTDIEGSRRLCYIGSDYAAGGRVACGMLRLLTGGTAHLGILTGSLKVLGHNQRIAGFREVMKKSCPGFTLSELETTEDDDIIGYENAKRMLHANPEIDALFLAAAGVYGVCRAVQDFRRESPPKIVCFDATPPVRELMQANIVQAAIDQQPFRQGYDSVQTAYQYLLTGTPPKQDRILMENQIVIRESFLR; from the coding sequence TTGGCAGTCACCATCAAACAGATTTCCGAACTAAGCGGCGTTTCCCGCGGAACCGTCGACCGCGTTCTGAACGGCAGGGGTCATGTTTCCCCGGAAAAGGACGCTTTGGTGCGGCAGGTTGCAAAGCAGCTCGGCTACCAGCCCAACATGGCTGGCAAAGCGCTCGCTGCACGCAAAAAATCCTATACCATCGGCGTTCTGCTCTGCTCGGAGGGCAACCCTTTTTTTGAGGAAGTCATCCGCGGCGTGCGCGCTGCGGAAAAGGAACTGGCGGACTTCGGCGTGCAGGTACGGCTGCACACCCGCAAAGGTTACAACGACGTGCGCCTTGCCGAAGAAATGCGCACCCTTGCCAAAGACTTGCACGCGCTGGTTCTGACGCCGGTCAACAGCCCGCTTATCGCCGACGAAATCAACGCCCTGACCGATGCAGGTACGCCGGTGGTCACGGTCAACACCGACATTGAGGGCAGCCGCCGCCTGTGCTACATTGGCAGCGACTACGCCGCGGGCGGACGGGTTGCCTGCGGTATGCTGCGCCTGCTAACCGGCGGAACCGCCCATCTCGGCATTCTGACCGGCTCTTTAAAGGTGCTCGGTCACAACCAGCGCATTGCTGGTTTCCGCGAAGTGATGAAAAAAAGCTGCCCCGGTTTTACCCTTTCTGAACTGGAAACCACGGAAGATGACGACATCATCGGGTACGAAAACGCCAAGCGGATGCTGCACGCAAATCCGGAAATCGATGCGCTGTTTCTTGCCGCCGCCGGTGTGTACGGTGTCTGCCGCGCGGTACAGGATTTCCGCCGGGAGTCCCCTCCGAAAATCGTCTGTTTTGACGCCACGCCACCGGTACGGGAGCTGATGCAGGCAAACATTGTGCAGGCCGCCATCGACCAGCAGCCGTTCCGGCAGGGCTACGATTCCGTACAGACCGCTTACCAGTATCTGCTGACAGGCACGCCGCCCAAGCAGGACCGCATTCTGATGGAAAACCAGATTGTGATTCGGGAAAGCTTTCTGCGTTAG
- a CDS encoding DUF4867 family protein, with translation MEIQKLDAPAFVPYGRVISDFDCAALQNAMEQLTAPSNVIYEPGIPALENLSVAQEISERLFGGLPTQVGYCNGENHQLDAVEYHRSSEINYAATDLILLLGRQQDIDPATHQYDTAKMEAFLVPAGTMLEVYATTLHYAPCSVNGKFRCMVALPKGTNEPLKFTPKKSGEDALLFAQNKWLLAHPESGLDKDGAFLGLTGENLRV, from the coding sequence ATGGAGATTCAAAAGCTCGATGCTCCGGCGTTCGTTCCATACGGCCGGGTGATTTCGGATTTTGACTGCGCGGCGCTGCAGAATGCAATGGAGCAGCTCACAGCCCCCAGCAATGTGATTTATGAGCCGGGCATTCCCGCTCTGGAAAATCTGTCGGTTGCACAGGAAATTTCCGAACGGCTCTTCGGCGGGCTGCCGACACAGGTCGGCTACTGCAACGGCGAAAACCACCAGCTGGACGCTGTGGAGTATCACCGCAGCAGTGAGATTAACTATGCCGCGACAGACCTGATTCTTCTGCTTGGCAGACAGCAGGATATTGACCCTGCAACCCATCAGTATGATACGGCAAAGATGGAGGCGTTTCTGGTGCCGGCCGGCACCATGCTGGAAGTGTACGCCACCACCCTGCACTACGCGCCTTGTAGCGTGAACGGCAAGTTCCGCTGTATGGTGGCCCTGCCCAAGGGCACCAATGAGCCGCTTAAGTTCACACCGAAAAAATCCGGAGAGGACGCGCTGCTGTTCGCACAGAACAAGTGGCTGCTGGCCCACCCGGAAAGCGGTTTGGACAAAGATGGAGCGTTTCTCGGACTGACCGGAGAAAATCTGCGCGTTTAA
- a CDS encoding L-fucose/L-arabinose isomerase family protein, whose translation MQNIPEVKLGLIAVSRDCFIISLSERRRAAVKAACAKKNIDVYEAKTTVENEIDMQKVLEEVKAQGCNALCVFLGNFGPETPETLIAKYFDGPVMYAAAAEETGKDLINGRGDAYCGMLNCSYNLGLRHLDAYIPEYPVGTADEVADMIADFVPVARTLIGVSNLKIITFGPRPQDFFACNAPIQPLYDLGVEIQENSELDLLVAYHAHANDKRIPEVVEDMAKELGMEGNTYPDLLPRMAQFELTLLDWAEENKGARKYVAFADKCWPAFPKEFGFEPCYVNSRLDTRGIPVACEVDIYGALSEYIGLCVTQDPVTLLDINNSVPADLYEEDIKPKFNYKLHDTFMGFHCGNTPSCKLCAGRAIKYQLIQNRLLENGEKADFTRGTLEGDIAPGQITFYRLQGTADGQLRSYVAEGEVLPVATRSFGGIGIFAIPEMGRFFRHVLVGKRYPHHGAVAFSHCGKALYSIFQYLGVKDIAYNQPAGMPYKDENPFA comes from the coding sequence ATGCAGAATATTCCTGAGGTAAAACTGGGACTCATCGCGGTCAGCCGCGACTGTTTCATCATTTCCCTTTCCGAGCGCCGCCGCGCTGCCGTAAAAGCAGCCTGTGCAAAGAAGAACATTGACGTTTACGAAGCAAAAACCACTGTCGAAAATGAAATTGATATGCAGAAAGTGCTGGAAGAGGTCAAGGCACAGGGCTGCAACGCGCTGTGTGTGTTCCTCGGCAACTTCGGCCCGGAAACACCGGAAACGCTGATTGCCAAGTACTTTGACGGTCCGGTCATGTATGCTGCCGCAGCAGAGGAAACCGGCAAAGACCTGATTAACGGTCGCGGCGACGCTTACTGCGGTATGCTCAACTGCTCCTACAACCTCGGCCTGCGCCATCTGGATGCATACATTCCGGAGTATCCGGTCGGCACAGCAGACGAAGTGGCGGACATGATTGCTGACTTTGTGCCGGTTGCCCGTACGCTCATCGGTGTTTCCAATCTGAAGATTATTACATTTGGCCCGCGCCCGCAGGATTTCTTTGCCTGCAATGCGCCGATTCAGCCGCTGTATGATTTGGGCGTTGAAATCCAAGAGAACAGCGAGCTTGACCTGTTGGTTGCTTACCACGCACACGCAAACGACAAGCGCATTCCCGAAGTCGTGGAAGACATGGCGAAGGAACTGGGCATGGAGGGCAACACCTACCCCGACCTGCTGCCGCGCATGGCACAGTTTGAGTTGACTCTGCTCGACTGGGCAGAAGAGAACAAGGGCGCGCGCAAGTACGTTGCCTTTGCAGACAAGTGTTGGCCGGCATTCCCGAAAGAGTTCGGCTTTGAGCCGTGCTACGTCAACAGCCGCCTGGATACCCGCGGCATTCCGGTGGCCTGCGAAGTTGACATTTACGGCGCACTTTCCGAGTATATCGGCCTGTGTGTCACCCAAGACCCGGTTACGCTGCTGGATATCAACAACTCCGTGCCGGCTGACCTCTATGAAGAGGACATCAAACCCAAATTCAACTACAAGCTTCATGATACATTTATGGGCTTCCACTGCGGCAATACCCCGAGCTGCAAGCTTTGCGCGGGCCGTGCCATCAAGTATCAGCTCATTCAGAACCGTCTGCTCGAAAACGGCGAAAAAGCGGACTTTACCCGCGGCACGCTGGAGGGCGACATCGCACCCGGTCAGATTACATTCTACCGCCTGCAGGGCACAGCCGATGGCCAGCTGCGCAGCTATGTGGCAGAGGGCGAAGTGCTGCCTGTGGCAACCCGCAGCTTTGGCGGCATTGGCATCTTCGCCATTCCGGAGATGGGTCGTTTCTTCCGCCATGTTCTGGTCGGAAAGCGCTATCCGCATCACGGCGCGGTTGCGTTCAGCCACTGCGGCAAGGCGCTGTACAGCATTTTCCAGTATCTTGGCGTAAAGGACATTGCGTACAACCAGCCTGCCGGTATGCCGTATAAAGACGAGAACCCGTTTGCTTAA
- a CDS encoding elongation factor G, with protein MAEQTAMTSVGILAHVDAGKTTLSEQILYQTGALRQAGRVDRQNAFLDDTDIERRRGITVFAEQASFSIGERRFTLLDTPGHADFSGEAERCLSVLDCAVLVLSSVEGIQAHTRTLWRLLRERRIPTMLFFNKIDRPGARPQEVRQAFAKQFGVPCVDFSDGLQPDGAMLDVQVQAVAELDDILLETYLEKGYQPALWLERVRALFARGAVVPTFAGAALSGEGVAGLLNGLALLSAPPQGTADAPFQAKAYKVRHDSGGRVVFLRVQNGELHPKDLLQVPGENPDAEKCNELRVYQGNRFVLAPKAGPGAFCAVTGVQGLSPGDTAGVGAAHGEAYRLQPMLSARVLFAESVSAGQVLTCFRELEDEEPLLHVRWNEPLRELEVQVMGKVQLEVLAQLAQERYGLTVRFGACRILYRETIAAPVVGCGHFEPLRHYAEVHLQLCPGKPGSGITFESCCPQDVLAGNWQNLIGTHVLEKEHRGVLTGAPLTDVRVVLLSGRAHLKHTEGGDFREATYRAVRQGLMQAQSVLLEPWYAFAAEVDFAQSGRVLSDVQRMHGTCEPLQESGGRALLRGAAPVSEMMEYPAQLTAFTKGQGSMTLAFGGYQPCHNTQQVVRQAAYEPERDVENTPDSVFCSHGAGYPVKWQDAPGKMHLPVETAAASV; from the coding sequence ATGGCAGAACAAACGGCAATGACTTCCGTGGGCATTTTGGCGCACGTGGATGCGGGAAAAACCACGCTTTCTGAACAGATTCTTTACCAGACTGGCGCCCTGCGGCAGGCAGGACGGGTTGACCGGCAGAATGCATTTCTGGACGATACGGACATCGAGCGCCGGCGCGGCATTACCGTCTTTGCAGAGCAGGCGTCCTTTTCGATTGGAGAAAGGCGCTTTACGCTGTTGGACACGCCCGGCCATGCGGATTTTTCCGGCGAAGCCGAGCGGTGCCTCAGCGTACTGGACTGTGCGGTGCTGGTGCTCAGCAGCGTAGAGGGGATTCAGGCACATACGCGCACGCTTTGGCGGCTTTTGCGGGAACGGCGGATTCCTACCATGCTGTTTTTTAATAAAATCGACCGCCCCGGTGCCCGACCGCAGGAAGTGCGGCAGGCTTTTGCCAAACAGTTTGGCGTGCCGTGCGTGGACTTTTCAGACGGGCTGCAGCCGGACGGTGCCATGCTTGACGTGCAGGTGCAGGCTGTGGCGGAACTGGACGATATCCTGTTGGAAACATATTTGGAGAAGGGGTATCAGCCCGCGCTGTGGCTGGAACGGGTGCGGGCACTTTTTGCGCGCGGCGCAGTGGTTCCGACTTTTGCAGGGGCGGCGCTTTCCGGTGAAGGGGTGGCAGGCTTGCTAAACGGCTTGGCGCTGCTTTCCGCACCACCGCAGGGCACGGCAGACGCGCCGTTTCAGGCGAAAGCGTATAAAGTACGGCACGACAGCGGCGGCCGCGTGGTGTTTTTGCGGGTACAGAACGGCGAACTGCACCCCAAGGATTTGCTGCAGGTGCCCGGGGAAAATCCGGATGCGGAAAAATGCAACGAACTGCGCGTGTACCAGGGAAATCGGTTTGTGCTTGCACCCAAAGCCGGACCGGGAGCGTTCTGTGCGGTGACCGGTGTGCAGGGACTTTCTCCCGGCGATACCGCCGGTGTCGGTGCGGCACATGGCGAAGCGTACCGACTGCAGCCCATGCTTTCCGCACGGGTGCTGTTTGCGGAAAGCGTTTCTGCAGGACAGGTACTGACGTGTTTTCGGGAGCTGGAGGACGAGGAACCGCTGCTGCACGTCCGTTGGAACGAGCCGCTGCGGGAATTAGAAGTGCAGGTCATGGGTAAGGTACAGTTAGAGGTGCTGGCGCAGCTGGCACAGGAGCGGTACGGGCTGACGGTTCGCTTCGGCGCGTGCAGAATCCTGTACCGGGAAACCATCGCCGCGCCGGTGGTTGGGTGCGGCCACTTTGAACCGCTGCGGCACTACGCGGAGGTGCACCTGCAGCTGTGCCCCGGAAAACCGGGCAGCGGCATCACGTTTGAGAGCTGCTGCCCGCAGGATGTGCTGGCAGGGAACTGGCAAAATCTGATTGGCACCCATGTGTTGGAAAAAGAGCACCGCGGGGTGCTGACCGGTGCGCCGCTGACAGATGTGCGGGTTGTGCTGCTTTCGGGCAGGGCGCACCTGAAGCATACGGAGGGCGGCGATTTTCGTGAGGCAACCTACCGCGCGGTGCGGCAGGGATTGATGCAGGCACAGAGTGTTTTGCTGGAGCCATGGTATGCTTTTGCCGCGGAGGTTGACTTTGCACAGTCCGGCAGGGTACTGTCGGATGTGCAGCGGATGCACGGTACCTGCGAGCCGCTGCAGGAAAGCGGCGGACGTGCGCTGTTGCGCGGTGCGGCACCGGTATCGGAGATGATGGAGTATCCGGCACAGCTGACTGCCTTTACAAAAGGGCAGGGCAGCATGACACTGGCATTCGGCGGCTACCAACCGTGCCACAATACCCAGCAGGTGGTGCGGCAGGCGGCGTATGAGCCGGAGCGCGATGTGGAAAATACACCGGATTCCGTGTTCTGTTCGCACGGTGCGGGATATCCGGTGAAGTGGCAGGATGCGCCCGGTAAAATGCATTTGCCGGTTGAAACAGCTGCTGCTTCTGTTTAA